One window from the genome of Bdellovibrio sp. NC01 encodes:
- a CDS encoding hemerythrin domain-containing protein, with protein MKKTAKKSKAATAKSKVQRKKAPMKMASGRTGKAVDKEGDIINLILEDHRSLKELIKVMKDTDNDMEQRQQAFDDFAPLLVLHAKPEEQTLYVECKQDEELRTEGFEGDVEHQLADQMLEEIERTEDEDLWSARVKVLAELVEHHIQEEEGELLPDFRDHSELEDRVELGKRFIELKERYLALGGTDSPSEVELEEEEHHHHPGH; from the coding sequence ATGAAAAAGACGGCTAAAAAAAGCAAAGCGGCGACAGCCAAATCTAAAGTCCAACGCAAAAAAGCACCAATGAAAATGGCATCCGGCAGAACTGGCAAAGCTGTCGACAAAGAAGGCGACATCATAAATCTTATCTTAGAAGATCATCGTTCTTTGAAAGAACTTATCAAAGTGATGAAAGATACCGACAACGATATGGAGCAACGTCAGCAAGCGTTTGATGACTTTGCCCCACTACTTGTCTTGCACGCCAAACCTGAAGAACAAACTTTATATGTTGAATGCAAACAAGACGAAGAACTTCGTACAGAAGGCTTTGAAGGCGACGTTGAACATCAACTTGCCGATCAAATGCTGGAAGAAATCGAAAGAACTGAAGATGAAGATTTATGGTCTGCTCGTGTGAAAGTTTTGGCTGAACTCGTGGAACATCACATCCAAGAAGAGGAAGGCGAACTTCTTCCAGACTTTAGAGATCATTCTGAATTAGAAGATCGTGTCGAGTTGGGCAAAAGATTTATTGAGCTCAAAGAGCGCTATTTAGCTTTGGGTGGAACGGACTCTCCTTCAGAAGTGGAACTTGAAGAAGAAGAGCACCATCACCATCCAGGACATTAA
- a CDS encoding DNA alkylation repair protein, producing MPTKNAKPEDSSAFKHFYNKAYLKRLGKSLAAVHPEFKEADLVKLEHDLNKLEMKARVHLIRDHLAVSLPADFKKTVRLLKEATKNSALSGFELWPITEYVQRHGLQHPEISLEALKYLTPLFTAEFAVRPFISHHQDLTMEFLLKCSVSDDHHVRRWASEGSRSRLPWGERLHAFIKKPELTYGILDNLKYDESMYVRKSVANHLNDISKDNPDKVIQKLSEWQKQAPPEHQDKITWIIKHALRSLIKAGDPKALKLIGVNSGAKVQVADFKISGKQFQLGDRLEFEFTVKSDANKDQKLVIDYIIHFVKANKKTAPKVFKLKNVNLPAKGELKIAKSHHLKRVTTRTFYPGQHAIEIQINGAKVGKKDWKLKV from the coding sequence ATGCCGACGAAGAATGCAAAACCAGAAGATAGCAGCGCCTTCAAACACTTTTATAATAAAGCTTATCTGAAACGCCTCGGGAAAAGTCTGGCTGCTGTTCATCCGGAATTCAAGGAAGCAGACCTTGTAAAACTCGAGCACGATCTCAACAAACTTGAGATGAAAGCACGCGTCCATTTGATTCGTGATCATCTTGCCGTGTCTTTACCTGCCGACTTCAAAAAAACTGTGCGACTTCTAAAGGAAGCGACCAAGAATTCTGCTTTATCAGGGTTTGAGCTGTGGCCCATCACAGAATACGTGCAACGTCATGGTTTGCAACATCCAGAAATTTCGTTAGAGGCATTGAAATATCTGACACCCCTGTTCACGGCGGAATTCGCCGTGCGCCCTTTCATTTCCCATCATCAAGACCTGACAATGGAATTTCTTTTGAAGTGCAGTGTCAGCGACGATCATCACGTACGTCGTTGGGCCTCGGAAGGAAGTCGTTCACGCCTGCCCTGGGGCGAGCGCCTGCACGCCTTCATTAAAAAGCCAGAACTGACTTATGGTATTTTAGATAATCTTAAATACGACGAATCCATGTACGTTCGTAAAAGCGTCGCAAATCATTTAAATGATATCTCGAAAGACAATCCTGACAAAGTCATTCAAAAACTCAGCGAGTGGCAAAAACAAGCGCCACCTGAACATCAAGACAAGATTACTTGGATTATCAAACACGCCTTACGTTCATTGATTAAAGCTGGTGATCCGAAAGCCTTGAAACTTATTGGTGTGAACAGTGGTGCGAAAGTACAAGTGGCCGATTTCAAAATCAGCGGCAAACAATTCCAATTGGGCGACCGTCTTGAGTTTGAATTTACTGTGAAGTCTGACGCTAACAAAGATCAGAAACTTGTGATCGACTATATTATTCATTTTGTAAAAGCGAATAAAAAGACGGCACCAAAAGTTTTTAAACTAAAAAACGTCAACCTACCGGCCAAAGGCGAATTGAAAATCGCAAAAAGTCATCACCTGAAACGTGTGACGACAAGAACGTTTTATCCAGGCCAACACGCCATCGAAATTCAAATCAATGGCGCGAAGGTTGGTAAAAAAGATTGGAAGCTGAAGGTCTAA
- a CDS encoding YoaK family protein translates to MAFQAGVLNIGGFMACHRFVSHVTGFATFFGYELTQPHGSAFGMLATPLFFLLGAMLSGYLVDIRLKLHKKPKYYISFGLIFFLITAVLIGGVGGYFGTFGEPFGASRDYALLMMLCLSCGIQNGTITTVSKSVVRTTHLTGITTDLGIGLMRFLNRHSLGDNYNDETKPNLMRIGIIFFFGLGSVVGGFAFSKFNYFGFAIPVLTSGILFALMLYFQVFRRPATA, encoded by the coding sequence ATGGCATTTCAAGCCGGTGTGTTGAATATCGGCGGCTTCATGGCTTGTCATCGTTTTGTTTCACATGTCACAGGTTTTGCAACCTTCTTTGGTTATGAGCTGACACAGCCGCATGGTTCTGCGTTTGGAATGCTCGCGACACCGTTGTTCTTTTTGTTAGGTGCGATGTTAAGCGGTTATCTTGTCGACATTCGTTTGAAGCTTCATAAAAAACCAAAATACTACATCAGCTTCGGCCTGATTTTCTTCCTTATTACAGCGGTGCTCATTGGGGGCGTCGGCGGGTACTTCGGTACATTTGGTGAGCCCTTTGGAGCCTCTCGTGACTATGCGCTATTGATGATGTTGTGTTTAAGTTGTGGAATTCAAAACGGCACAATCACGACGGTTTCAAAATCAGTTGTGCGCACGACGCATTTAACAGGGATTACGACGGATTTGGGTATTGGTTTGATGCGATTTTTAAATCGTCATTCGCTGGGTGATAATTATAATGACGAAACCAAGCCCAATTTGATGCGTATTGGGATCATCTTTTTCTTTGGACTTGGTTCAGTCGTGGGCGGTTTTGCATTCAGCAAATTTAACTACTTCGGTTTCGCAATACCGGTTTTGACATCAGGAATTTTATTTGCGCTGATGTTGTACTTTCAAGTATTTCGAAGACCTGCGACCGCTTAA
- a CDS encoding DUF924 family protein, with amino-acid sequence MITEKEILHFWFEEIDQRLWFAKDDDFDQLIRERFSEVHERARNSETYRWRKTPEGRLAEVIVLDQFTRNMYRDTAQSFANDAIALTLAQEAVHCGDDQKLTQMGKAFLYMPYMHSESEIIHEEAVRLFSQPGLESSLEYEFLHKEIIDRFGRFPYRNEILGRHSSREELEFLKLPGSSF; translated from the coding sequence ATGATTACTGAAAAAGAAATTCTGCATTTTTGGTTTGAAGAGATCGATCAGCGCCTTTGGTTTGCGAAGGATGACGACTTCGACCAGTTGATCCGTGAACGCTTTTCCGAAGTTCACGAAAGAGCAAGGAACAGCGAAACTTATCGCTGGCGTAAAACGCCAGAAGGACGCCTGGCCGAAGTGATTGTACTTGATCAATTCACACGCAATATGTACCGCGATACGGCGCAGTCATTTGCAAACGATGCGATCGCTTTAACTTTGGCCCAAGAAGCAGTTCACTGCGGTGACGATCAAAAACTAACACAAATGGGGAAAGCTTTCCTTTACATGCCCTACATGCACAGTGAATCTGAAATCATTCACGAAGAAGCCGTGCGGTTGTTTTCGCAACCCGGCCTTGAAAGCAGTCTAGAATACGAATTCTTGCATAAAGAAATCATCGATCGTTTTGGTCGCTTCCCCTATCGCAACGAAATTCTGGGACGGCATTCTTCACGCGAAGAGTTGGAGTTTTTAAAACTTCCAGGCTCAAGCTTTTGA
- a CDS encoding DUF1904 family protein: MPHIRLRAVSTEVAKKVSQTAPDLAVAANTAVDNFTFELVATQFFTDGQPTESYPFVEVLLFPRPAEVKQKMTDIITNTIKAHGSYEDVIVLFQELNKDFYFENGKHF; this comes from the coding sequence ATGCCACACATTCGCTTACGTGCCGTATCTACAGAAGTCGCAAAAAAAGTAAGTCAAACAGCGCCGGACTTGGCCGTTGCCGCCAACACCGCCGTTGATAATTTCACTTTTGAGCTGGTAGCCACTCAGTTTTTCACGGATGGCCAGCCGACAGAGTCGTATCCCTTTGTGGAAGTTTTATTGTTCCCGCGTCCAGCGGAAGTAAAACAGAAAATGACTGACATCATCACCAACACGATTAAAGCACATGGCTCGTACGAGGACGTGATCGTGTTGTTCCAGGAATTAAATAAAGATTTCTATTTCGAAAACGGAAAACATTTTTAG
- a CDS encoding HAMP domain-containing protein — protein MYVALFVTFVFLSQIFVAYLFLHKLEEKAELGELGTMTITEFLAKFKVVFMLNELIAVGACLVIGFYFFNRLSSKIVGPLYNIRRILRLNKEQPGKTLEIKLRKDDYFQDLVNDLNSALSGPEPVKIKTSDDKIHRP, from the coding sequence ATGTACGTCGCACTTTTTGTAACCTTCGTATTTCTAAGCCAAATATTTGTCGCCTATTTATTTCTTCACAAACTCGAAGAAAAAGCCGAACTCGGTGAATTGGGAACAATGACCATCACCGAATTCTTAGCCAAATTTAAGGTGGTCTTTATGCTGAATGAACTTATTGCCGTGGGTGCTTGCCTGGTGATTGGATTTTATTTTTTCAATCGTCTGAGTTCAAAAATAGTCGGGCCTTTATATAATATCCGTCGCATCTTGCGCCTTAACAAAGAACAACCTGGAAAAACATTAGAAATTAAACTACGCAAGGACGATTACTTTCAAGATCTGGTGAATGATCTTAACAGTGCCTTAAGTGGCCCCGAACCGGTCAAAATCAAAACGTCAGACGACAAGATACACAGACCGTAA
- a CDS encoding aminotransferase class V-fold PLP-dependent enzyme, with protein sequence MATSRLAEFQEQFARRADLTHLNNAGLAPITLAAKNKVEYWAERYYQEGFWTDADYMTDVLSARHAMADLIGCQHDEIAWFQSAAGGINQFAFGIGLQPDDEVVMWDQEYSSMLYPWKEACDQNKAFLKIVDSEENLKTPTEKYLAAFTSKTRVAAFSLVQFSSGARMDTQAVISECKKRGILVFIDIAQTLGLHPCTVWAMGADAVAGGSHKWMVSPVGVGYLAIRKELAQKMKPRNIGAYTYGTCDDPSDFACEPKRDATKFEPGSKQVLEITALGASARIIKAVGVETIEAEALRLGAKLRDGVYNKGHQLLNPFGREAISPMVNFLPGNGMSLPDMAKRLSDHKVNFALRGGGIRLSTHAFNTDKDIEKALSLL encoded by the coding sequence GTGGCAACTTCAAGACTTGCTGAATTTCAAGAACAGTTTGCTCGCAGAGCCGATTTAACTCATCTGAACAATGCAGGTCTTGCGCCGATTACTTTAGCAGCTAAAAACAAAGTCGAATATTGGGCTGAACGTTATTATCAAGAAGGTTTTTGGACCGACGCTGATTACATGACCGATGTCTTGTCGGCTCGTCATGCGATGGCCGATTTAATCGGCTGCCAACATGATGAGATCGCGTGGTTTCAAAGTGCGGCGGGCGGTATTAATCAATTTGCTTTTGGTATTGGTCTGCAACCCGATGATGAAGTTGTGATGTGGGATCAAGAATATTCCAGCATGCTTTATCCTTGGAAAGAAGCTTGCGATCAAAACAAAGCTTTTTTGAAAATCGTCGATTCTGAAGAAAATTTAAAAACTCCGACTGAAAAATACTTGGCAGCGTTCACGTCTAAAACTCGTGTCGCGGCATTTAGTCTTGTGCAATTCAGCTCTGGCGCACGCATGGATACTCAAGCTGTTATTTCTGAATGTAAAAAGCGTGGCATTTTAGTGTTCATTGATATCGCACAAACTCTAGGTCTTCATCCGTGCACAGTGTGGGCGATGGGTGCTGATGCGGTTGCAGGTGGCAGTCATAAGTGGATGGTTAGCCCCGTTGGTGTTGGCTATTTGGCGATTCGTAAAGAACTTGCGCAAAAAATGAAGCCACGAAATATCGGCGCATATACTTATGGGACATGTGACGACCCGTCTGACTTTGCCTGCGAACCAAAAAGAGATGCGACTAAGTTCGAACCTGGTTCAAAACAAGTTCTAGAGATCACGGCTCTTGGTGCCTCAGCCCGAATCATTAAAGCGGTCGGAGTTGAAACAATCGAAGCCGAGGCCTTACGTTTAGGCGCGAAACTTCGTGACGGCGTTTATAACAAAGGCCATCAGCTTCTGAATCCATTTGGGCGTGAAGCGATTTCTCCGATGGTAAACTTCCTTCCCGGCAACGGCATGTCTTTGCCTGATATGGCAAAGCGTCTGTCAGACCATAAAGTGAACTTTGCTTTGCGTGGTGGTGGCATCCGTCTTTCTACGCACGCCTTTAATACTGACAAAGATATCGAAAAAGCGCTGTCGCTTCTTTAA